A segment of the Halogranum gelatinilyticum genome:
TCCCGTCGGTCGAACCCATCGAACTCATCGCGCCTCCACCTCCCCTTCGTCGATGTCGAAGGCGTCGCGGAGCCCGTCACCGAACATATTGAACGCGAGGACGGTCAGCATGATGGCGAGCCCGGGCATGACCGAGATCCACCACGCCTCGCTGATGAACTGCCGCCCGTCCGAGAGCAGCAGTCCCCAGGTCGGCGTCGTCGGCTTGACGCCGAGCCCGAGGAACGACAGCCCCGCCTCGGCGAGGATGGCGAGCGGCAGCATCAGCGTCGCCTGCACGATGAGCGGGGCGACCGCGTTCGGCAGTATCTCCTTGACCATGATGCGGATGTCCGACATCCCCACCGTCTGGGCGGCCATGATATACTCCTCCTCGCGGATGGAGAGGACTTCCCCGCGGATGAGGCGGGCGAAGTCGTCGATGTAGGCGATGCCGATGGCGATGACGACGTTGACGACGCCCAACCCGCCCGAGAGGGCGATGATGGCGACCCCGAGGATGAGTTCAGGAAAGGCCCACTGGAAGTCGACGTAGCGCATCAGCAGGCTGTCGATCCAGCCGCCGTGGTAGCCTGCCAAAATTCCGATTGCGGTCCCGATGGTGAACGCGACGGCCAAGGTCGCCAAGGCGACGAGCAACGAGACCTGCGCGCCGTAGATGAGTCGCGTCAGGATGTCGTGGCCGAACGAGTCGGTGCCAAGGGGGTGAAAGACCTGTTCGAGTTCGCCGTCGCCGTCGAAGTCGCCCTGCGAGGAGGAGAGCGGCTCCTTCATGAAGCCGAAGGTCTGTTCCTCGCCGTAGGGGGCGACGTAGGGGGCGAAGGCCGCCGTGAGGACGAAGAGCAGGATGACGACGGCACCGAACAGTGCCATGCGGTCGCCGAGGACGCCCTCGACGAGCCGCTGTCGCGTGCTCTTGAACTCCTCGACCGTCTCCGACTGTTCGTACTCGGGCGGGACCTCACCGGGACCGTACGTGCCGCGGTTCTCGCCGAATTCCGTGCTCATGCTGACTCACTCCCGTAGCGGATGCGCGGGTCGATGGCGGTGTACGCCAGGTCGACCGCGAGGTTCGTGAAGACCAGGACGGCGGAGACGAGCAGGATGACGACCTGTGTCACCGGATAGTTGCGGTCGAGCATCGAGTCGACGAGGAGGCGGCCGAGCCCCTGAATCCCGAAGACGAGTTCGACCGTGACGCTCCCGACGAGCACGAGCGCGAGCTGGATGCCCGCGACCGTGACGACCGGGATGAGCGCGTTCTGGAGCGCGTGCTTGTAGAGCCGCACCCGCGAACTGACGCCCTTCGCCAGGGCGGTCTTCATGTACGGTTCGTCCAGCACTTCCAGCAGCGACGAGCGCATCATCCGCATGACGACGGCACCGTAGGGCAGTCCCACGGCGATGCCGGGCAGGAGGATGCTCTCGAACCACGGGCCGACACCCTCAGCGAGCGGCGTGTAGCCGAAGACCGGCAGCAGGTCCAACCAGACGCCGAAGATCAGCGCGAGCAGGATGCCGACGAAGAACGCCGGCATCGACAGCCCGAGGAACGCCGCCACGGTGGCGAGATAGTCCACGGGTTCGCGCTTTCGCGTCGCACTGACGATGCCCGCCGGGATGGCCACGCTGAGACCGACGACGACGGCGACCGCCCCGATAGAGACGGTCCGCGGAGCCGCCTGCATGACGAGGTCGGCGACGGGCTGGCTCGTGGTGAGGCTCTGGCCGAAGTCGAACGTCACGAGGTCGACCATCCAGTCGCCGTACTGCACGTACCAGGGGTCGTTGAGACCGAGCTGGTCACGCAGGGCCTGTTTCGCCTCCGGCGTCGACTCCTGGCCCAGCATCGCCGCGACCGGTCCCCCCGGGATGGCGCGCAGCCCGAAGAAGACCGTCGTGGCGACGAGCCACATGATGAAGACGGCGTGTGCGACCCGCTTGAGGATGTACCGGCGCATTCTAGCGTGAGACCATCACGCGTGAGAGGTCACGCATGAACGGGATGTGAGTGAAGTTCGACACCGCGTCCGTGTGGGCGGCGATGTCGTTCTGGTGGACGAGATAGGCGTGCGGCACCTGCTGGATGAGGCGGTCTTCGAGCTGGTGCAGCAGGTCCCTGCGCTCGTCGCGGTCGAGTGCACGCCGCTGCTCGTCGAGGAGGTTGTGGACCTCCTCGTCCTCGAAGTTGACCCAGTTCCAGACGCCGCCCTCGTCGGGCAGCCGGTAGAAGTTGTAGAGCGACTGGTCGGGGTCGGGGTCGCCGACGCTGCCACTGATGGTCGTGTCGTAGTCGAGGTTCTCGTACCGCTCCCAGTACGTCGAGGACGTGACCTGCTCGATTTCGACCTCGAAGCCCGCGGCGTTGAGCTGCTGGCGCATCGCCTGTGCGGCCCGGGTGTTGCCCTGTGCGACCATGATGCTGAAGCTCTCGCCCGCGATACCGGCCTCTTCGATGAGCTGCTGCCCGGCCTCCATGTCGTAGGCCTGGTCGTCGGGTTTGTCCTCGCGGTAGACCCAGTTGGTCGCCTTGTTGATGGGACCACGCGCGGACAGCGCGTTGCCGAAGTAGGCCGTCTCGATGAACGACTCGTTGTCGATGACCTTCGAGATACCGAGCCGCGCCTCACGCGAACTGAAGATGTCGCGCGTCTGGTTCATCGCGAGCCCGTACCAGTTGACACCGGGGGCGATCGAGGCGGTGACGCTGTCGGTGTCCTGGATGCGGTCGAGGTTCTGGAGCGGGATCAGGTTCGCGAAGTCGATGTCGCCCGACTGCAGCGCGTTGACGAGCGTCGCCGCCTCCGGGATGGGCTGGAGGTCGATGCCGTCGACGTAGGGCAGCTGGTTGCCGTCCTCGTCGGTCTCGAAGTAGTCCGGGTTGGCGTCGAGCGTCAGGCTCGACCCGATCTCGTGGTTGGAGACCATGAACGGTCCCGTACCAACGGGAGCCGTCCGGTAGGCCTCCTCGCCCATTTCCTCGATGGCACCCTGCGAGACGATGGTGGCCGCCCGTCCCGGTCCGCGCGTCAGGTAGATGAGCGCCGGAGCCATCGCCTGCTCGAAGTTGAGCGTCACCGTGTAGTCGTCCTCGACGACGACGCCGTCCTCGTCGAGCGGCCGGAGCGTACTGAGCTTCGAGGCGGCCGGAGCCTCCTGCGTGATGGTCCGCTCGATGGTGTAGCGGACGTCGTCGGCGGTGAAGTCGTCGCCGTTGTGGAACGTGACGCCCTCACGGAGGTTGAACGTCATCGTAGTCCCTTCGTTCTCGACCGTCCAGTCGGTCGCGAGGTCGCCACGGATGGTCAGATCCTCGTTCAACGTGACGAGCCCGTTGAAGATGTTGGCTGCGACCTGGAAGTACTGGCCGACGCTGATGTACGGTGGGTCGAGCACGTCGATGCTGCCCGTGAACCAGCCAGCCTGGAGTCGGCCGCCCATCGAACTGCTCGATTCGGTCGACTCCGCCTCGGTCTCCTCGCTGCCGCCGTCGCCACCGTCGCCCCCACTGCCACCGTCGCCGCCGTCACCACCGCTGTCGCTGGTACAGCCAGCGAGACCCGTGACGCCTGCTGCCGCGAGTAGTTTCATGGTCGTCCGCCGGTCGATTCTCGGTCCGCTGAGTTCCTCGTCCGTGAACCCTTCCGGGTCGTCGGATGCCGTCATTACAGTGCGACGTATGAGAACGTATATCAAATAGGCGCACCCGAATATGTTTGGGCGGCTCTCAGCGAGGCTACGAACAGACACTGAATCGCCCTAGAAATGGACGAACAACAACCAAATCTGCAAACTGGCAAGGGTATCGGACGATGAGAGAGGTGACACTGCTTATCAGACATCACGGTGAGCCGGAGAGCGACGTGAGTGTCAACTACCCGAACATCACCCTTCGCTCGCGTTCGTCGATGACGGGGCGGACGTCGAACCGGAAGCGTATCATCGAGGTCTCGGGCGACCCCGAGGTCATCCCCGAGTTCTTGGCGGAGTTCGAGGCGGCCGACCCGATTCTCGAACTCGAGCCGCTCTCGCCGGTCGACCGCTCGCGCGTGTACGTCGCGATGACGTACGACGCCTACCAGTGGGACAGCATCTCCGAGCGGCTCTCGGACATGGAGGTCCACTACCGTAACGGGACGACCATCACCGGCGGCTGGGAGCGGTGGACGCTGTATCTCGACGACGACGAGAGCATCGGCGACATCCGGCGGTCGCTGGAAGCGGCGGGTAACGAGACGGAACTCGTCCGGACCGTCGAGTTGAGCGAACTCAACGCGCCCGCACAGCTCGATATGTTCGACTTCGTCCAGGAGCTGACGCCGCGCCAGCGGGAGGTGCTGACACTCGCGATCAAAGAGGGATACTACCAGCGCAACCGCGACACCTCCGTCGAAGACCTCGCCGAGGAGGTGGGCGTCGCCTCGACGACGGCCTGGGAACATCTCAAACGCGCCGAGGAGAAGGTGATGGACGAGCTGTACGACTATCTGCGGTCCGCGCCGGAGTAGCGACGAATCTCACGCCGTCGACGACGCGTGACCCGTCGCTACTCCGTCAGTCGGGCCAGTTCGTCGTCGGTGAGCTCGATGCTCGCGGCGGCGACGTTGTCTTCGAGATGGTCGACGCTGGAGGTGCCCGGAATCGGCAGCATCACCGGCGAGTGATGCAGCAGCCACGCCAGCGAGATCTGCTGGGGCGTCGCGTCGTGGGCGTCGGCGACGTCGGCGACGACGGACTCCTTCTCGCCGAGGTCGCCCGCGCCGAGCGGGAACCACGGGATGAAGCCGATATCGTACTCCTCGCAGGCCTGCAGCACGTCCTCGGACTCGCGGTCGCCGACGTTGTACTGGTTCTGGACGGTCGCGATGTCGACGATGTCGCGCGCCTCGTCGAGCTGTTCGACCGAGACGTTGCTCAGGCCGAGATGCTTGATGCGTCCCTCGTCTTTCTGCTCTGCGAGCGCGTGGACGGAGTCCTCGAACGGCGTGTCGGGGTCCGGTCGGTGGTACTGATAGAGGTCGATGGTGTCGACGCGGAGGCGGTCGAGACTGCCGAGAAGGGCGTTCCGGAGATAGTCCGGGTCGCCGTTGGGCAGCCACTCGCCGTCGGGGTTGCGCAGCAGTCCACCCTTCGTGGCGACGACGAGGTCGTCCGGGTAGGGTGCGAGTGCCTCGCCGATGAGCCGTTCGCTGACCGCGGGACCGTAGGAGTCGGCGGTGTCGATGAAGTCGACGCCGCGGGCGAGCGCGGTGTGCAGGACCTTGCGGGCGTTTTCGGGACTCTCGGGGTCACCGATGATGTCCTCGCCGGTCAGCCGCATCGCGCCGAAGCCGAGGCGGTGGACGGGTGTCTCGCCGTCGAGATGGAACACGTCGCTCTCGTTGATTACAGGCATGGTTGGACAGTGGACGGAGAGCCAGTAAGGGCTTTGGGCAGGGGAAATCGTCTCGGCCGGTGGACGGTGGGGTTTTGTCCGCCCGTCGCCTCGGACGGCTATGGCAGCCGAGACGCTCACCTGTCCACTCTGCGACGACGACTATACGAGTCACAACCATCTCCGTGACCATCTCCACGAGGAACACCGAAAGAGCGAGATCATCGACGCGCTGCTCGAACACTACGCGGGCTGACCGCGCCGGCTCGCAGGCGACCACTCCCCGCCGATAGCGGTTTGGGGCCGCTCGCCGTACTCCACCTATGCGCCGCCTCGGTCTCCGCCTCCTCATGGCTCTCGTCGGCTTGTCGCTTCTGGCCCTCTATCTCGGCGCGGCTGCCGTCGGGGCGTTCGTCCTCACGGCCGTCTTCGCCCGCCAGGACCTCCCGACCGTCGTCGGTCTCGCCACCGTTCTCACCCTCGTCTTCGGCTTCCTCAGCTACCGCTTCGGGACGGTCCAACTGCTCTCCTCGATGGACGCCGTCGCAATCGACCGCGACCGTGGCGCGGGTCTCTACCGTCGGCTGGACTGGCTGACCGCCCGGATGGCCGTCGACACGCCGACCGTGTTCGTCGCGGAGATGCAGCTGCCGAACGCGATGGCACTCGGGACGGCCCGCAACGGGGTCATCGTCGTCGACCGCTCGCTCTTCTGGCTCCTGTCGCCCGCGGA
Coding sequences within it:
- a CDS encoding ABC transporter permease, whose protein sequence is MSTEFGENRGTYGPGEVPPEYEQSETVEEFKSTRQRLVEGVLGDRMALFGAVVILLFVLTAAFAPYVAPYGEEQTFGFMKEPLSSSQGDFDGDGELEQVFHPLGTDSFGHDILTRLIYGAQVSLLVALATLAVAFTIGTAIGILAGYHGGWIDSLLMRYVDFQWAFPELILGVAIIALSGGLGVVNVVIAIGIAYIDDFARLIRGEVLSIREEEYIMAAQTVGMSDIRIMVKEILPNAVAPLIVQATLMLPLAILAEAGLSFLGLGVKPTTPTWGLLLSDGRQFISEAWWISVMPGLAIMLTVLAFNMFGDGLRDAFDIDEGEVEAR
- a CDS encoding ABC transporter substrate-binding protein, whose amino-acid sequence is MTASDDPEGFTDEELSGPRIDRRTTMKLLAAAGVTGLAGCTSDSGGDGGDGGSGGDGGDGGSEETEAESTESSSSMGGRLQAGWFTGSIDVLDPPYISVGQYFQVAANIFNGLVTLNEDLTIRGDLATDWTVENEGTTMTFNLREGVTFHNGDDFTADDVRYTIERTITQEAPAASKLSTLRPLDEDGVVVEDDYTVTLNFEQAMAPALIYLTRGPGRAATIVSQGAIEEMGEEAYRTAPVGTGPFMVSNHEIGSSLTLDANPDYFETDEDGNQLPYVDGIDLQPIPEAATLVNALQSGDIDFANLIPLQNLDRIQDTDSVTASIAPGVNWYGLAMNQTRDIFSSREARLGISKVIDNESFIETAYFGNALSARGPINKATNWVYREDKPDDQAYDMEAGQQLIEEAGIAGESFSIMVAQGNTRAAQAMRQQLNAAGFEVEIEQVTSSTYWERYENLDYDTTISGSVGDPDPDQSLYNFYRLPDEGGVWNWVNFEDEEVHNLLDEQRRALDRDERRDLLHQLEDRLIQQVPHAYLVHQNDIAAHTDAVSNFTHIPFMRDLSRVMVSR
- a CDS encoding aldo/keto reductase; the encoded protein is MPVINESDVFHLDGETPVHRLGFGAMRLTGEDIIGDPESPENARKVLHTALARGVDFIDTADSYGPAVSERLIGEALAPYPDDLVVATKGGLLRNPDGEWLPNGDPDYLRNALLGSLDRLRVDTIDLYQYHRPDPDTPFEDSVHALAEQKDEGRIKHLGLSNVSVEQLDEARDIVDIATVQNQYNVGDRESEDVLQACEEYDIGFIPWFPLGAGDLGEKESVVADVADAHDATPQQISLAWLLHHSPVMLPIPGTSSVDHLEDNVAAASIELTDDELARLTE
- a CDS encoding helix-turn-helix domain-containing protein, whose protein sequence is MSVNYPNITLRSRSSMTGRTSNRKRIIEVSGDPEVIPEFLAEFEAADPILELEPLSPVDRSRVYVAMTYDAYQWDSISERLSDMEVHYRNGTTITGGWERWTLYLDDDESIGDIRRSLEAAGNETELVRTVELSELNAPAQLDMFDFVQELTPRQREVLTLAIKEGYYQRNRDTSVEDLAEEVGVASTTAWEHLKRAEEKVMDELYDYLRSAPE
- a CDS encoding ABC transporter permease yields the protein MRRYILKRVAHAVFIMWLVATTVFFGLRAIPGGPVAAMLGQESTPEAKQALRDQLGLNDPWYVQYGDWMVDLVTFDFGQSLTTSQPVADLVMQAAPRTVSIGAVAVVVGLSVAIPAGIVSATRKREPVDYLATVAAFLGLSMPAFFVGILLALIFGVWLDLLPVFGYTPLAEGVGPWFESILLPGIAVGLPYGAVVMRMMRSSLLEVLDEPYMKTALAKGVSSRVRLYKHALQNALIPVVTVAGIQLALVLVGSVTVELVFGIQGLGRLLVDSMLDRNYPVTQVVILLVSAVLVFTNLAVDLAYTAIDPRIRYGSESA